The genome window GTCCGATGAGACCTTGCTCGCGCTGATGCAGGACCCGACGACGGTGGGCGGCGGCAAGGCCGTGTTCCAGACGAACTGCGCGTCCTGCCACGGTGCGCAGGGGCAGGGGCTCATCGGTCCCAACCTGACGGACCCGTTCTGGATGCACGGCGGCAAGCCGGTGGCGATTCACAAGGTGGTGGCCGAGGGCGTGGTGTCCAAGGGCATGCCCGCGTGGGAGCGCACCCTGGGTGCCGAGCGCGTCAAGGCCGTCACCGCGTATGTGCTGACGCTCAAGGGGACGAATGCGCCCAGCGGCAAGGAGCCGCAGGGTGAGCC of Pyxidicoccus trucidator contains these proteins:
- a CDS encoding c-type cytochrome produces the protein MSDKAPLHYIYDGIEEHDNNLPNWWLFLLWTTLIFAAGYWFWYHVAEVSPGQLGEYRAEAAEVAKRAGSNKPASDETLLALMQDPTTVGGGKAVFQTNCASCHGAQGQGLIGPNLTDPFWMHGGKPVAIHKVVAEGVVSKGMPAWERTLGAERVKAVTAYVLTLKGTNAPSGKEPQGEPEQP